A genomic window from Chanos chanos chromosome 14, fChaCha1.1, whole genome shotgun sequence includes:
- the snapc4 gene encoding snRNA-activating protein complex subunit 4, whose translation MASDDLHAEREKIQREILALERTLGADDNIVDLLSTDSSDDEESDGSGTVDDDTNLEEKRKQIQREIEELEQTLGQEAPVTDLSDNDNDTQGQMESSEEDSDDEDIALPQDVDTCLQMNLVYQEVLKEKLTELERLLEENQKQQREIEEQLSGPTTSHSTVSGQSTQKLFLGNFMKPYFKDKVTGLGPPSNEETRERQSNLTRPCDDVLKVRRWEGWQKTLLINSVVADTMKRLLQPKLSKVDYLTAKMSKAEDEEKEVLKQQIDMIEKEISEISSMTEEQLMGSRHDDHDWDKIANIDFEGLRQAEDLKRFWENYLHPSINKLTWKQDEIEKLKVLVEKHDCCNWDQIAEELGTNRTAFMCFQTYQRYISKNFRKRVWTSEEDKVLRNLVENMRIGNFIPYTQISYFMEGRDSAQLMYRWTSVLDPSLKKGPWSREEDELLLKAVEKYGVKHWWKIRLEVPGRTDGQCRDRYLDCLSEDVKKGPWSKEEENLLTRLVQKYGAGKWAKIASEIPNRVDCQCLHKWRSLTKQNNARMQNLKRPYSHTKHSKQQQKPPKKRKVENKKTKTKSKEKGHSSNSEEEMIQYMDSDDGGDLSEKPSSVCNPENKPMEEYILPDMKEWIPQNHNPWNREPGTVRTVMVRRPTMEDEKAYRECRMGSNVPHQNNSPKPVYSTFLDCFGRPVDTYVGIEPPCLTGKRFSTEIPYIKVSPSEIKQLLIWQGIAAEKSINLRRKKHTTSENAQNESQGIADQTGEEMNTGAQMKTRSPKARLAIIGKDSTNFSLKYALMLAIIPWIGNVLVPLPFYQRKRCQADVLRERAKHINLSKTPVFSLFLKALRVDTEGCKKVIDAQARKVPYDDPNQAVVTPTPPPRAMTVAMMLKEKRSGNQRRGETGKETPNQKQPAGQTTATPIMAPQMFVVSQPTGQRMSAGSPGTLVFPQPAGQGISIFTPTLVQSASPSPQPIRPSVLKLPQDVAVSPNTPSSSVSCSSTKASNSVRTETSGTPKRTRKLTEKARALQESAKAKTPKGVKSTQASKQGVSPRVNPTPQPITLILTPAGLVPVSGVQLLISNNPVGQTEKNTNTPQNIVSPIPIVLNQQGALAPKPLANISQEVTNAPNASAAHAAVNSSQHSKSSSDISGGPTATCHTKALPTIAGVNASSTLAGTSVVPANNRIQLPRKTAPALVSSKPIVTVPIQQPLLPSNIWNPPPPQFAVNNPVTPLHLPSPQMAALPRAPQTDQSAEQPGTASARSNPKPAAVTFDPNLMFLEEPALVKDFLNGKGGVALPQLENSLPYLPPFVSNINTLASLLKAKKALVNAAVQLLANRDGTSTTGAGPSTDGENEEAVQVAAIRRLVAERFANNPAYLLLKARFLSCFTLPALLATIQPCKVSATSKNTEDQSEEESGSADETVHSPDVEQQKTVESLLSTDEEMASASHFSGIVTRRKSGHNKKP comes from the exons ATGGCATCAGACGATttacacgcagagagagagaaaattcagcgTGAAATTTTGGCACTCGAGCGCACTCTTGGTGCAGATGATAACATCGTGGACTTATTGTCAACGGACTCTTCCGATG ATGAGGAATCTGATGGTTCTGGAACTGTTGATGACGACACG AACCTAGAGGAGAAGCGCAAGCAGATTCAGAGAGAAATTGAAGAACTCGAGCAGACACTTGGCCAAGAAGCACCTGTCACTGATTTATCAG acaatgacaatgacacaCAGGGTCAAATGGAGTCG AGCGAAGAAGACAGCGATGATGAAGACATAGCTCTTCCTCAAGATGTTGACACGTGCTTGCAAATGAATCTCGTTTACCAAGAAGTTCTAAAGGAAAAACTAACTGAGCTGGAGCGCCTCCTCGAAGAAAATCAGAAACAACAG AGAGAGATTGAAGAACAGCTCTCTGGTCCAACAACATCTCACTCCACTGTATCAGGACAAAGTACACAGAAGCTCTTCCTCGGGAACTTCATGAAGCCATATTTTAAGGACAAGGTCACAGGCCTG GGTCCTCCTTCAAATgaagaaaccagagagagacagagtaattTGACCAGGCCTTGCGATGATGTGTTGAAAGTTAGAAGAT GGGAAGGATGGCAAAAAACCCTGCTAATAAACTCAGTGGTCGCTGATACTATGAAACGTTTGCTGCAGCCTAAGCTGTCAAA GGTGGACTACCTCACAGCGAAAATGTCTAAAGCTGAAGATGAGGAGAAGGAAGTCCTGAAACAACAAATTGATATGATAGAAAAAGAAATTTCAGAAATTAG TTCAATGACTGAAGAACAGCTGATGGGAAGTCGCCACGATGATCATGACTGGGATAAAATTGCAAATATTGAT TTTGAAGGTTTGAGACAGGCTGAGGACTTAAAGAGGTTTTGGGAGAATTACTTGCATCCCTCCATCAACAAGTTGACGTGGAAACAGGATGAGATTGAGAAGCTTAAGGTGCTTGTGGAGAAACATGATTGCTGCAACTGGGACCAAATTGCAGAGGAGCTTGGG ACCAACAGGACAGCCTTCATGTGTTTCCAGACATACCAACGTTACATTTCCAAGAACTTCAGGAAGCGAGTGTGGACCAGTGAGGAGGACAAAGTCCTCAGAAATCTAGTGGAGAATATGCGCATTGGGAACTTCATTCCATATACTCAAA TTTCTTATTTCATGGAGGGCCGTGATTCAGCCCAGCTGATGTACCGTTGGACTTCAGTTCTTGATCCATCTCTTAAGAAAGGCCCTTGGTCGAGAGAAGAAGATGAG tTGTTACTGAAAGCAGTGGAAAAATATGGCGTGAAGCACTGGTGGAAGATTCGACTTGAGGTTCCTGGGAGGACAGACGGTCAATGTCGTGACAG ATATCTGGACTGTCTAAGTGAAGATGTGAAAAAAGGTCCCTGGAGCAAGGAAGAGGAAAATTTACTCACACGATTGGTGCAGAAATACGGAGCAG GCAAATGGGCCAAGATTGCCTCTGAGATTCCCAACCGTGTCGACTGTCAGTGTTTACATAAATGGAGGTcgctgacaaaacaaaat AATGCAAGGATGCAGAATCTTAAGAGACCCTACAGCCACACCAAACATTCAAAGCAGCAGCAGAAGCCAccgaaaaagagaaaagtagagAATAAGAAAACGAAAACGAAGAGCAAGGAGAAAGGACACAGCTCGAATTCCGAGGAAGAGATGATCCAGTACATGGATAGTGATGATGGGGGAGATTTATCTGAAAAACCTTCTTCGGTGTGCAATCCAGAGAACAAGCCCATGGAGGAATACATTCTACCAGATATGAAAGAGTGGATCCCTCAAAATCATAACCCATGGAACCGTGAACCTGGAACTGTCAGAACCGTGATGGTTCGGCGACCCACAATGGAGGATGAGAAGGCTTATAGGGAATGTAGAATGGGCAGCAATGTCCCCCACCAAAACAACAGCCCCAAGCCAGTATACAGCACTTTTCTGGACTGTTTTGGACGGCCTGTGGACACTTATGTGGGTATAGAGCCCCCATGTCTGACAGGGAAG CGTTTCAGCACTGAGATTCCCTATATCAAGGTATCTCCCAGTGAAATCAAACAGTTACTGATCTGGCAGGGAATAGCTGCAGAAAAGTCG ATTAATCTTAGGCGCAAAAAACATACAACCTCAGAAAACGCACAAAATGAAAGCCAAGGCATTGCAGATCagacaggagaagagatgaaTACTGGTGCACAAATGAAAACCCGCTCACCGAAAGCTCGACTCGCTATCATTGGCAAGGACAGTACCAATTTCAGTCTGAAATATGCCCTTATGCTTGCCATCATTCCATGGATAGGAAATGTGCTTGTGCCACTGCCTTTTTACCAGAGGAAACGCTGCCAAG CTGATGTTCTGAGGGAGAGGGCAAAGCACATTAACCTCTCTAAAACTCCAGTATTTTCGCTCTTTTTGAAG GCTCTTCGTGTTGACACAGAAGGCTGTAAGAAGGTCATTGATGCACAAGCCAGAAAG gtgCCATATGATGATCCTAACCAAG ctgtagtGACCCCGACTCCTCCACCCCGTGCTATGACTGTGGCCATGATGCTCAAAGAAAAACGCTCAGGCAaccaaaggagaggagagacggGGAAAGAAACACCAAATCAAAAGCAACCTGCTGGTCAGACAACAGCAACACCCATAATGGCACCCCAGATGTTTGTCGTTTCTCAGCCCACTGGCCAGAGGATGTCAGCGGGGTCACCGGGCACATTAGTGTTTCCACAGCCAGCTGGACAAGGAATCTCAATCTTCACTCCAACTTTAGTGCAAAGTGCGTCTCCATCACCTCAGCCAATTAGACCGTCGGTACTAAAACTCCCACAAGATGTGGCAGTCTCTCCTAATAccccttcctcctctgtctcctgctcATCCACTAAAGCATCTAATAGCGTTCGCACAGAGACATCAGGAACTCCTAAACGTACCCGTAAACTCACTGAGAAGGCTCGAGCACTACAGGAGAGTGCCAAAGCCAAAACACCGAAAGGAGTCAAATCGACGCAGGCCAGTAAGCAAGGTGTTTCCCCCAGGGTGAATCCTACCCCACAGCCCATTACATTGATTCTTACCCCTGCTGGACTGGTACCAGTCAGTGGAGTCCAATTGCTCATTTCTAACAACCCAGTtggacaaactgaaaaaaatacaaatactcCCCAGAACATTGTGTCTCCTATACCCATTGTCCTGAACCAACAAGGTGCTCTGGCACCCAAACCGCTAGCAAACATCTCTCAAGAAGTTACCAATGCACCTAATGCTTCTGCGGCTCATGCTGCTGTGAATAGCAGTCAACACTCCAAGTCTTCCTCAGACATTTCTGGTGGTCCTACAGCTACATGTCATACAAAAGCACTCCCCACCATTGCAGGAGTGAATGCCTCTTCCACGCTGGCAGGAACTTCTGTAGTTCCAGCGAACAATAGGATTCAACTGCCCAGGAAAACAGCACCTGCCCTCGTTTCATCAAAGCCTATCGTAACCGTCCCAATCCAACAGCCGCTTTTACCCAGCAACATTTGGAATCCCCCTCCACCACAGTTCGCAGTAAACAATCCAGTGACTCCTCTGCATTTGCCGTCTCCTCAGATGGCGGCATTGCCAAGAGCACCCCAAACTGATCAGTCGGCCGAGCAGCCAGGTACTGCGAGTGCGAGGTCTAATCCCAAGCCTGCTGCTGTGACTTTCGACCCCAACCTGATGTTCCTGGAGGAACCTGCTTTGGTGAAAGACTTTCTGAATGGAAAAGGTGGTGTTGCACTTCCTCAGTTAGAAAATTCTCTGCCTTACCTTCCCCCTTTCGTTAGCAACATCAACACCCTTGCCTCCTTACTCAAGGCAAAAAAGGCTTTGGTTAACGCTGCCGTGCAACTTTTGGCCAACAGAGATGGTACCAGCACCACTGGGGCAGGTCCAAGCACTGATGGTGAGAATGAGGAGGCAGTTCAGGTGGCAGCTATTCGAAGACTTGTGGCTGAGAGGTTCGCCAATAATCCTGCCTACCTGCTCCTGAAGGCTCGTTTCTTATCATGCTTCACCTTACCTGCTCTCCTGGCCACCATACAGCCCTGCAAGGTGTCTGCTACgtcaaaaaacactgaagacCAATCTGAAGAAGAATCTGGATCTGCAGACGAAACAGTACACAGCCCTGATGTCgagcaacagaaaacagtg GAGTCTCTTCTTAGCACAGATGAAGAAATGGCGTCTGCAAGCCACTTCTCAGGGATTGTCACAAGGCGCAAAAGCGGTCACAACAAGAAACCATAg
- the card9 gene encoding caspase recruitment domain-containing protein 9 gives MSCGSTAVDLEDDDECWAQLEDYRLLLIKTIEPSRITPYLRQCKVLSSEDEEQIYNDPNLVIRRRKVGVLLDILQRTGFKGYVAFLESLELDYPQLYRKITGKEPARVFSILVDTAGESGLTQFLMNEVARLQKLTQDERKARHEAALLVAKHEDTIRQMQVRESELRKQQERVQRLREERDQLWEEVRHLKDENYSLMRDVTRLSEEKNSALMGNRDLQLEIERLKHSLMNAESDSMIHRKRTMTLKNAMEQRPSPDMIWQLQKQNDLLKARIQELESDSQVTPQTSTEHEKLTIQSLEKHNEQREVQHQELVNELYTLRRKLHEAEALRDQYLQDKDVLEITCTVLKKDSQMYRDRLEDVLKQMDEIIRERDKAISYREEYHKENSKHLKDKDQYRKQIREMGEQCDELQVQLFRTQGEVLALQTRMRRQQYSSPVSSEDSSLPSSFEENMICEDEPPVTNRPRERCNFYYIRKRALRTKCIKTKESSPFVLRNSSGSDTDGM, from the exons ATGTCTTGCGGATCGACTGCCGTGGATTTagaggatgatgatgagtgCTGGGCACAGCTGGAAGATTACAGACTGCTTCTTATTAAAACAATCGAGCCTTCAAGGATCACTCCTTACCTGCGACAGTGCAAAGTACTCAGCAGTGAGGACGAAGAGCAGATTTATAACGACCCCAATCTAGTGATCAGACGCCGCAAAGTGG GTGTGCTGTTGGATATCTTACAAAGAACTGGTTTCAAAGGGTATGTGGCATTCCTGGAAAGCTTGGAACTGGACTATCCGCAGTTGTATCGCAAAATAACCGGCAAGGAACCAGCTCGTGTTTTCTCCATACTCGTAG ACACAGCGGGTGAGTCTGGGTTAACACAGTTCCTGATGAATGAGGTGGCGCGCCTTCAGAAGCTGACTCAAGATGAACGCAAGGCCAGACATGAAGCAGCCCTTCTTGTAGCCAAGCATGAGGACACTATCCGACAGATGCAAGTTCGTGAAAGCGAGCTTCGCAAACAGCAGGAGCGCGTGCAGCGCTTGAGGGAAGAGCGTGATCAGCTGTGGGAAGAGGTTCGGCATTTAAAGGATGAGAACTACAGCTTGATGCGTGATGTCACTCGACTGAGCGAAGAGAAGAACAGTGCCCTTATGGGTAATCGGGATCTGCAGTTGGag ATTGAGAGGCTGAAACACAGCTTGATGAATGCAGAAAGTGACTCAATGATCCATCGTAAGCGTACCATGACACTTAAGAATGCCATGGAACAGAGGCCCAGTCCAGACATGATATGGCAGCTGCAGAAACAAAATGATCTCCTCAAAGCTCGTATTCAGGAACTTGAGAGCGATTCCCAG GTTACACCTCAAACAAGCACTGAACATGAGAAGTTGACCATCCAGTCGTTGGAGAAGCACAATGAGCAAAGAGAAGTACAGCATCAGGAGCTGGTGAATGAGCTCTACACTTTGCGCAGGAAGTTGCATGAAGCTGAGGCACTACGTGATCAG TACTTACAAGATAAAGATGTTCTTGAAATTACCTGCACCGTGTTGAAAAAGGATTCTCAAATGTATCGTGATCGCTTGGAGGACGTCTTGAAACAGATGGATGAgattatcagagagagagacaag GCCATTTCTTACAGAGAGGAGTACCACAAAGAGAACTCGAAACACCTCAAAGACAAGGACCAGTACCGCAAGCAGATTCGGGAGATGGGGGAACAGTGTGATGAGCTTCAGGTCCAACTGTTCCGTACTCAAGGAGAGGTCCTGGCTCTTCAGACCAGAATGCGTAGACAGCAATACTCTTCCCCGGTG TCCTCTGAGGACAGCTCCCTACCCAGTTCTTTTGAG GAGAACATGATTTGTGAGGACGAGCCACCAGTCACCAACAGGCCCAGAGAAAGATGTAACTTTTATTACATAAG AAAACGGGCCCTTAGAACAAAGTGCATCAAAACCAAGGAGAGCAGCCCGTTTGTCCTCCGAAACAGCAGTGGAAGTGACACAGATGGaatgtga